A genomic window from Hyla sarda isolate aHylSar1 chromosome 8, aHylSar1.hap1, whole genome shotgun sequence includes:
- the LOC130284412 gene encoding uncharacterized protein LOC130284412, which produces MTETLQSKEQITETLQSKEQITETLQSKKQITEILHFTEQITETLQSKEQITETLQPREQMTETLKSKEQIIEILQSMEQMTETLKSKKQIIEILKSREQITEILQFKEQITETLLSREKITEILQSKEQITEILQFKEQITETLLSREKITEILQSKEQITETLQSREQMAEILQSKEEITEILQSREQITENLQSREQITEDLQSREQITETLKSKEQIIEILQSMEQMTETLESKKQITELLQSRE; this is translated from the coding sequence ATGACTGAGACCCTACAATCCAAGGAGCAGATCACTGAGACCCTACAATCCAAGGAGCAGATCACTGAGACCCTACAATCCAAGAAGCAGATCACTGAGATCCTACATTTCACGGAGCAGATCACTGAGACCTTACAATCCAAGGAGCAGATCACTGAGACCCTACAACCCAGGGAGCAGATGACTGAGACCCTAAAATCCAAGGAGCAGATCATTGAGATCCTACAGTCCATGGAACAGATGACTGAGACCCTAAAATCCAAGAAGCAGATCATCGAGATCCTAAAATCCAGGGAGCAGATCACTGAAATCCTACAATTCAAGGAGCAGATCACTGAGACCCTACTATCCAGGGAGAAGATCACTGAGATCCTACAATCCAAGGAGCAGATCACTGAAATCCTACAATTCAAGGAGCAGATCACTGAGACCCTACTATCCAGGGAGAAGATCACTGAGATCCTACAATCAAAGGAGCAGATCACTGAGACCCTACAATCCAGGGAGCAGATGGCCGAGATCCTACAATCCAAGGAGGAGATCACTGAAATCCTACAATCCAGGGAGCAGATCACTGAGAACCTACAATCCAGGGAGCAGATCACTGAGGACCTACAATCCAGGGAGCAGATCACAGAGACCCTAAAATCCAAGGAGCAGATCATTGAGATCTTACAGTCCATGGAGCAGATGACTGAGACCCTAGAATCCAAGAAGCAGATCACTGAGCTCCTACAATCCAGGGAGTAG